The genomic window GTAGCCTACTTGGAGTGCGTGCATGGGGGCCTGGTAGGCCCTTACCAGGTGACTCATGCAGTGCCAGATTCTGGACTCTTTCAAGGGGACGGCATCTACTTTGGGACACATAGATACTGGCATTTATGTGCTCTGTACATGGAAAGGAACCACAGAGCTCACGTCTTTCAAcctcaccattttatagatgaggaaactgaggctggggggCGTGATTAGGCCATGGTCACACAGTAAATTGGTAAGTTAAAACTCAGGTCTCTGGATGCCCAGTCTGCCTTTGCAGAGTCACCACCCCACTGCATATTAGAGCGTAGCTGGCTTTGACACTGACCAGTCTAGGTCTGCATGGCCTCTGTCCTGTTACCCACCGCCACATGCCCACCTTTGGGCTCAGGTCTCCTGGTGCTGGGAGCCTGGCCAGCCCTTGCCCCCATCCCCTCCATGACAGTACTCAGTTGGCCCTGGACTGGCTGGTCCTAGGCCAGGTgtggcctccctctccctgcctgcccccacctccagtcTCCTCACTGAGGCCTGGTAGCCACAGAGTATCTTTCTGCCTCCCTGATGAGCATTTTGCTGTTTTGTAAGGGCCCTTAGTTGGCCAGCACTGGGCTTTGGGGACTGGGCCCCATTCCCACCCCATAAGAGCCAAACTTGGAATCCTAAGGacacggggtgtgtgtgtgttgggggggggggcgtactGAGGCAGAAAGCACACTGCCTTTATCCATAGCCCTCTGTAGAGAGTAGCAGCTGAAGTCTCCCTTGTATATTCCTGGGACCCCCACAACTGAGCAAGGTGTGAGTGACCCATTCAGGCCCGGGCTGCCCTTGGCCACTTCCCATCATCCTTTTACATTTCAGCTGTCCCTTAATAGCAAGAGCAGCCCCGAACAGTGCTggcttctctgcccctcactggcctccttccctccctccgtctGCCCACCGGGAATTTCGGAATGAAAGTGCTATTGTGAATGCCTGGCTGGGCCACTGAAGGGCCAGCACTGTTATTTCTGCAAACCAGCCCTCCCATTAGCCATGCAGGGCTGAGGCCAGGAAAATGTTACCTTTTCCTCCTCGAGCTGACTGCAGGGGAAATTCTCACATTTACAGTTTGTGCGGTGGTTGTGTTTgggggacaggaggggagggtgagCGCGTGTGTGTGGTTTGCGTGGGTCAGGGTAGGGGGGCTAGAGGAATATTTGTCTCCTTCTCCTGTGccgtccctcccctctctgccttccccagtgACCTTTCCTTCGCTGTTGGTGGGGGTACCCCCTTCTGCTCTGGACTCTTGGAGGGGGTAGAGGATGTTGGTTATGAGTGGCACACACAGGGGATCAGTAAATAAACTAACGTTGTCCCCTCTCCTGTACACCGTGGTCACCAGTGTGAAAACTGTGCTGGGGCATTTGGgtaaggagggggcagagggtgtTACTGAGGAAGCAAGAGGATGGAAAGCAGAGAAGGTGGAAATAGGGACTCACTGGCTACTTAAAATGGACCAGGAAGATGCAGGGCATTAAAAGAGCTTCTGTTTGGCTTTGTGATCTTTTGGGTTGGAAAATCTTGCCCCCATTCCCCTGCCTCCAGGCCTGGCCACATTGAAGACATTTTTGTGGCACAGCTATTAACAGATGGCCTGGGATCTGCACCCAGTAGGTGTTTCCCAGGGAATAAGAGCAATTTGGTCTCAGGAAGTCCTGCCTGTGGTCTAACCTCAGACTCTCTTGTCCTCCCATCAGTGGAGAAGAAGAGCCACCTAGTGCTTTCCATCTCTTCCTCGGCCAGTCCTCGCACCTGTGTTCCACTCCTCCTGGGTGCTTCTGCCCCTGTGGCCTGGGAGTTTGGGAATGGGTTCCTGTCGCGGAGGGGCCAGCTCCTCCGCAGCCCTGCCCAGCACCCCGTTGCGTGCTCCCCAAAGCTGATACAGCCACATCGCCTGCAGACCTGCTGGCGGCTGGACTGCCCAGTCCGCAGGGCTTTGCCACTGTTTGGAGAGCATGCTTTTCTGGGCGTCAGGAAAGGAGAGGACAGCTCACATCTCCATGTGATGACATGGAAGGTCCTGACTTTGAATAAAAGTGCCCACGAATGGTGTTTTAAGCCTGTCCTTCCCCTGGTTCTGCCTCAAGGCACAGGCAGCAGGAGGGGCTTTGGAGGTAGGCGAGCCAGCAGGTGTTTGTGTCTAGAGCTGGAAAGCGGAGCTCGATTGGAGTGGGGACCCAGAGTCTCTGTGGCCACCGTCCTGGCTGCATGCTTCAGTGGGGCCCCCTGGGAGCCGAGAGGGCCGGCACGAGCACCTCTTGCCACTGTCTCCTGCCCTCCAGGTCTTCTCCAAGATCTTCAGTCATGAGGCCCTGCAGAACTACCTGCCTAAGATCCGGCTGGTGATCCAGGACACGCTTCGCGCCTGGAGCAGCTGTCCTGAGGCCATCAACGTGTACCAGGAGGCGCAGAAGCTCACCTTCCGCATGGCCATCCGTGTGCTGCTGGGCTTCAGCATCCCCGAAGAGGACCTTGGCCACCTCTTTGAAGTCTACCAGCAGTTTGTTGAGAACGTCTTCTCCCTGCCTGTCGACTTGCCTTTTAGCGGCTACCGACGGGTGAGCACCCAGGGCCTGGGAGGAGAGGAGATGGCGCATCCATGAGCCCACTTGGAGTGAGATGGTGGCCGACCACTAAGACGCTCACCGGTCACACAGACAGAGGGGAGGTGTCAGTGGAAGGGTGAGGGTTGGAGCCTTCACCTGCTGGTCTCTGCAGCTTAGGTGGGAAGTTCTCAGAGGAGTCCTTTCCCCGTGGCCCTCCCGGCCGTGGGAAGGGGCCTTTCCTCTTTGGTGACCAGGTGGCCTCCTTCTCCCCTCAGGGCATTCAGGCACGGCAGATCCTGCAGAAGGGCCTAGAAAAGGCGATCCGGGAGAAGCTGCAGTGCACCCAGGGCAAGGACTACTCGGACGCACTGGACATCCTCATTGAAAGCAGCAAGGAGCATGGGAAGGAGATGACCATGCAGGAGCTGAAGGTGGGGGCGGCCTCCCCAGTGGTCAGCGCGAGCACCCCATGCTCTGTTTCTACCCCTTCTGCTCCCGGCCCACAGGGACTGTCCCTGACCAGCTGTGGTGGCCATCACTACATGGGGCTGGGGCATTTGACCAGAAAAGAGACTGTATCCCCGTCTGCTTAGTGTGCACGGTCTGATGGGGATAGACGAGAAGCATCCGCCGTGGGTGGTACCGCCCCCCACCACAGCTTCTGTGCACCCACACTCTCCATCCCACCCACAATCCCATCCACCATTTAGGAAAAGGTACTGAAAATTGGCCCCTAGAAACCCCGCGCACATTTGGTGTCGGTGGCTTCGTTGACCCCCTCGACCCCTCgaccccctccacctcccagtaTTCACCATTTCAGTGCATCATGGTCCCCAGAAGGGAAGCCACTTGCGTGAGGGCAGCCTCAGTCCttggggaggaacagggagattTGGACCTGACTCGGGTCTCCTCCCATCCTACCAGCCTTTTCAAACTGGTGGCACTCAATACCGTCTCCCAGCCTGTCTGGTACTCGCTAAGCCCAGTCAGGCTGCCAACACCAGACTGTCCACACTGGCCTCCAAGAAGGGCTTCCTGCCCGCCCCTTTTTATGGTGGGTGTACCACGTGAGGAGGGATTCATCAACTCATCCTGGTCTCGACTCTGCCACCCGCAGGCCTGCCAGGTGCCCACAGAGACTTCCTGCAGACTCCGCCTTCTGCCATCCCCACTGTCTGTGCTCACCCTTAGTCTGGCTCCTGCTTTCCCCCTGGCGAGCCATTAGGAGCTCCAGTGACCTTCCCGTTTGACAAGAAGTGTTGTGCCTCGTAGGTGGTGCCACGGCGAGTCAGAAACCCAggtcccttccctctcctctctagGCCTTCACTTGTAAAATACAGGGTTCGGGATGAGGTGACCCGCTGAGACCTTTCCCTGGGGTACCCAGTGCCCAGGTGTCTTGCTCCCCTGAGAACCCTGGTGGGGTCTGAGGCTTCTGGGGGCCACCTCCGCTCAGCCCAGCACACGTCCCCGTGGGTGTGGTCCCAGGTCACCTCCCCTGGGTTGGGTCAGAACTCCTGACCTCCTACTAGATGTCCTGGGAATGGAGGAAGGGGCTGCGGCTGCCAGCTGGAAAGCCCCAGTGTAGACCCACCCTGCTCGCCACGCCGGGCCTGGCTCCTTGAgatttgtcctttttcttctgtgaGCTCACTGCGCTGATTAGGCCTGCTGGGGCTGGCTCTGGAATCCAGCAGTGAGGGAGAAGCAGCCCTGCCCCAAGGGACTTCCAGGCTCGTGCCTCTGCCCTGGACTGTAGCAGCTAATTCTCCTGCCCAGCCGGGGGACTGGCCCTGTGACCTGTGTCTGTTGTGGCCCGGATGCTGCAGCAACGTGAGGCTCAGAGGCAGGCCCAGCTAGACGAGCCTGGGGCACGGGGGATGCCGGTGGAGCGGGGCTGCCCCCGCGCTGGATCATCGACGATGCCTCTCTCCTTGCCGCTGCAGGACGGGACCCTGGAGCTGATCTTCGCAGCCTACGCCACCACTGCCAGTGCCAGCACCTCGCTCATCATGCAGCTGCTGAAGCACCCAGCCGTGCTGGAGAAGCTGCGAGAGGAGCTGCGGGCCCAGGGCATCCTGCACAGTGGCGGCTGCCCTTGTGAGGGCACACTGCGCCTCGACACCCTCAGCGGGCTACACTATCTGGACTGTGTCATCAAGGAGGTTATGCGCCTTTTCACACCCATTTCTGGTGGCTACCGTACCGTGCTGCAGACCTTCGAGCTTGATGTGAGGCTGGGCCCTGCGGGGCTGGGGCTTTGGGCATCCTTGGGAACAttgctttgggggtgggggctggctgCTGGGAAAGAACAGCCTTTTTGTCAGGGTACTTCAGTACCCAGATGCTGGGTCAGATGAAGCTAACCCGGGTATCATAATGGAAGTTGCATGTGGACATCTGTAAACAAGAGACAGGACTAACATGCTGAGGGGGgagctgtggggggagggggtgccacAGTGTGGGGGCCTCTAGAAACATCTGGACCTGTGGGGCTGGCAGGCAGAAAGTCATCTGCCCTCTCTCAGACCTCCTTCGGCTTTCACCACCAtacctcacccctgcccccgtCTTGCCTCTAGGGTTTTCAGATTCCCAAAGGCTGGAGTGTCATGTACAGCATCCGGGATACCCACGACACGGCACCTGTGTTCAAAGACGTGAACGTATTCGATCCAGACCGCTTTGGTCAGGCACGGAGTGAAGACAAGGATGGCCGCTTCCATTACCTCCCGTTCGGCGGCGGTGTCCGCACCTGCCTGGGCAAGCATCTGGCCAAGCTGTTCCTGAAGGTGCTGGCGGTGGAGCTGGCTAGCACGAGCCGCTTTGAGCTGGCCACCCGGACCTTCCCCCGCATCACCTTGGTCCCTGTCCTGCACCCCGTGGATGGCCTCAGTGTCAAGTTTTTTGGCCTGGACTCTAACCAGAACAAGATCTTGCCAGAGACGGAGGCCATGCTGAGCGCCACAGTCTAAACGCGCCTGGCCCATACCCCCACCTCAGCCCAGccaggcggggtggggtggggtggtggtggtgggaggcaCCAGAAGGGTCGAAacctgtgtgtgggagggggcgGGAACGTGGGGAAGGGGGAGCGGCCCCCCATACCTTACCCTCCCCTGTTTCCTCTCCCTGGCAAACCCTACCCAAAGCCAGAAGGGTCCCGTCCTTCCAGGGGAAAGGCTCTTCTCCTGGCTCCTACTTCTCTCCAGTCCCTCCAGTTCCCACCAGCTTAGCTTCTGGGAAGGGGCATGGCGGGGCACTCTGCATGCCCATTACAGTGTTAAAAGTCAGTGGCTTGGCTGTCGCATTTGCTTGTCATGTTCTGAACTGGTCCCACCTCTCCCATTTCTTTTGGGCCCCTTTAGTCTGAGGACGGGTggttgagggggagggaggaaaagaggtgccccatttggggctctcttcagcaccccctcccttcctgctttgACTCAGACTGGTAGAGTGCCCCTCCTGGTGTGGCTGCCCCGGAATAGCTACTGGGTAAGAGAACACGAGTCACCCTTGGTAGAGTGGGGGGCTGCAAGCAGCCTGCAGGAGCCCCACCCTGTTGCCAGTTTGGACATTTGAAATTACCTATTGCtgctactttttctctctctgaccttgggGCAAAGGAGCCCCAGGCCCTGTCCTCCCAGCACCCTCCCTGGTGGCCCTGGGCATGCGCACTGACATCCTCACCTTCCTGCCAGGCAGCCTTGAGCCCATCCTACTTCCCTGTTACACACATGCCCAAGGCCTTTGGCTCATGGGCTGCCCGCTGCCCCTCACCCCggaccctccccactccccccataTTTATTCACTTATACAACCGAATCTTGGTGTTCCCGGGGACTGGAATAAGCATCTCTTCTGTCCCCAGCCACCTTCCCAGCTGTCCAGGGCAGGGTTTCTGCAAATGATGCGGTCCTCCCACCCACAGGCTCCAGACCTTCTGTGGGTTCGACCTCAGAGCCTCACTCTCCGGGTGAAGTCCAGTGCCTCCGCCTTTGCCCCCTGGCGGTGGTGGGGAAAtggccctctgcctccctccctgctctgtcaAAAACCCTGTTCACATGGGGATTTGGAGGCTGCCACAAGCTCTTGCTTGGCCACTGTTCACCCCGGtgccccccactcctcccagTGAGCATGGGGAAGTATACGGGTTCTTTCTTCTGACAGGGAGCGAGGGCCCCTGTTGTCCGTCCCTTGACCCTCACCCTTGGCCCTTTGCCCTTGGAAAGATGTCCTTGAAGTCCCACCCACCTCTATGCCACTGTCTACTTAGCCCAGCTCAGAGGTGTGGGGACAAGACGAAAGCAAGGGGAGGTGAGCGAAGAAGGCGGCCCGTTCGCTGCACTGACTCAGGTCCTCTGCTGTGGCCTGGAGGCAGCTGCAGGGGGGGGTGCTGCAGAGCTGAGGAGGAGGGTACGTGAGATTTGTCAGAAGTGATTTGGCTGAAAACTGGCCAGTCAGGGGATGACTGGGGGACAGAGGAGTGGTTCCTGCCACTGGCATTTTGAGTGTTGGAAATTTGGGATGCCTCCCGGGATGGTTTTGGGGGTCTCTGGTGAGTCTCTAAgtgattttgtctgttttcagatttttcttggcTTTCTGTGTTTCTCTATTGGATTTTGATGTTATATAAAATCGACGAATCATCTTTACaagaaaatcaaaaacacacaGAAGAGACAAAAGAGTGCAGGATACCATTCCCTCCAGTTCCCTCTCTGTAGCAGTGGCTACTGTGGCCA from Neofelis nebulosa isolate mNeoNeb1 chromosome 9, mNeoNeb1.pri, whole genome shotgun sequence includes these protein-coding regions:
- the LOC131484923 gene encoding cytochrome P450 26B1, translating into MLFEGLELVSALATLAACLVSVTLLLAVSQQLWQLRWAATRDKSCKLPIPKGSMGFPLIGETGHWLLQGSGFQSSRREKYGNVFKTHLLGRPLIRVTGAENVRKILMGEHHLVSTEWPRSTRMLLGPNTVANSIGDIHRNKRKVFSKIFSHEALQNYLPKIRLVIQDTLRAWSSCPEAINVYQEAQKLTFRMAIRVLLGFSIPEEDLGHLFEVYQQFVENVFSLPVDLPFSGYRRGIQARQILQKGLEKAIREKLQCTQGKDYSDALDILIESSKEHGKEMTMQELKDGTLELIFAAYATTASASTSLIMQLLKHPAVLEKLREELRAQGILHSGGCPCEGTLRLDTLSGLHYLDCVIKEVMRLFTPISGGYRTVLQTFELDGFQIPKGWSVMYSIRDTHDTAPVFKDVNVFDPDRFGQARSEDKDGRFHYLPFGGGVRTCLGKHLAKLFLKVLAVELASTSRFELATRTFPRITLVPVLHPVDGLSVKFFGLDSNQNKILPETEAMLSATV